CGCTTTGATGATCGGCCGTCCTGCACAAGGTAGGCCATGGATTTTTAAAGAAATCCAACATTACTTAGAAACGGGCGAACTCATGCCACCTCTTCCAATTGAAGAAGTGAAGGCCACTTTACTTGGCCATGTTCATGCGCTTCACCAATTTTATGGTGAGTTTTTAGGTCCTCGCATTGCACGTAAGCATGTGGGTTGGTACTTAAAAGAGCATGAGCAAGCAAATGATTTCCGCCGCAGCTTTAACGCGATTGAGGATGCTTCATTGCAACTCTCTCAACTTGAAAGCTATTTCGACCACGTTGCATCATAATAAAAGAAGAGCTAAACAGAATATGTTCGATCAATCTATGACTTCAGAAGCATTAACAGTTACAACAGTTACAGCACAAGACCAAATTACTCAGAAACCACTACGTGACTCTGTTAAGGCTTCGCTGAAAAACTACTTAGGCCAACTAAACGGTCAAGAAGTTAACGACTTATATGAATTAGTATTAGCTGAAGTAGAGCAACCTCTACTAGACATGATCATGCAGCATACTCGCGGCAACCAAACAAAAGCAGCAAACATGATGGGTATCAACCGTGGTACTCTTCGCAAGAAACTTAAAAAAT
The Aliivibrio fischeri ATCC 7744 = JCM 18803 = DSM 507 DNA segment above includes these coding regions:
- the fis gene encoding DNA-binding transcriptional regulator Fis, with the translated sequence MFDQSMTSEALTVTTVTAQDQITQKPLRDSVKASLKNYLGQLNGQEVNDLYELVLAEVEQPLLDMIMQHTRGNQTKAANMMGINRGTLRKKLKKYGMN